The Deltaproteobacteria bacterium genome contains a region encoding:
- a CDS encoding phosphocholine cytidylyltransferase family protein — protein sequence MLTRSAIILAAGLGARLRSIHADQPKGFIEIGGQSLIERSVRLLRRCGVDRIVIVAGFQAEAYHRFAAGRGIQVVENSAYATTGTMASLALALDSIDGDFLLLESDLFYEPRALDALLAHPAPDVILASGFTQATDEVWVDAVDGTLHGVSKIRSELNSVIGEFVCIARISQPLAALMRNAFETFVATHEHGRLEYDTTLVPLLHHRPVKVCLVPDLLWGEIDDEFQYRRVRDHVWPATLAAKR from the coding sequence ATGCTCACGCGCAGCGCGATCATTCTCGCCGCCGGGCTCGGCGCGCGGCTGCGCAGCATTCATGCGGATCAGCCCAAGGGCTTCATCGAGATCGGCGGCCAGAGCCTGATTGAGCGCTCGGTGAGGCTCCTGCGCAGGTGCGGTGTCGACCGCATCGTCATCGTCGCTGGATTTCAGGCCGAGGCCTACCATCGCTTCGCTGCCGGCCGCGGTATCCAGGTCGTCGAGAACTCGGCGTATGCGACCACCGGCACGATGGCCTCGCTGGCGCTCGCGCTCGATTCAATCGATGGGGACTTTCTCTTGCTCGAAAGCGATCTGTTCTACGAGCCGCGCGCGCTTGATGCGCTGCTCGCGCATCCCGCTCCCGACGTCATCTTGGCGTCCGGGTTCACGCAGGCGACCGACGAGGTCTGGGTCGATGCCGTTGACGGCACGCTGCACGGCGTCTCCAAAATTCGGTCCGAACTCAACTCGGTCATCGGCGAGTTCGTCTGCATCGCTCGCATCTCGCAGCCGCTCGCCGCACTCATGCGCAACGCGTTCGAAACTTTCGTTGCCACCCACGAGCACGGCCGCTTGGAATACGACACGACGCTGGTACCCCTCCTTCACCACCGCCCGGTTAAAGTCTGCCTGGTCCCTGATCTACTCTGGGGCGAGATCGACGACGAGTTCCAATACCGCCGCGTCCGCGACCACGTCTGGCCCGCGACGTTGGCGGCGAAGCGATAA
- a CDS encoding VOC family protein has translation MGFHHTAFATRDLHATHKFYTEAMGFELVKVAIGATDAGGWAKHLFYETGKDEYIAFWDLHDDTLKDWSPAISTGQNLPIWVNHLAFRATDLGDIEARKQRWLAHGHTVSEIDHGWCTSIYAVDPNGILVEFCTTTQAMTAQDREEAQRLLKDPHPPLDAPPPVKMFHPPAPGAAAAG, from the coding sequence ATGGGATTCCATCATACGGCGTTCGCCACGCGTGATTTGCACGCCACCCACAAATTCTACACCGAAGCCATGGGCTTCGAACTCGTAAAGGTCGCGATCGGCGCCACCGATGCCGGCGGCTGGGCCAAGCATCTCTTCTATGAGACCGGCAAAGACGAGTACATCGCATTCTGGGATCTGCACGATGACACTTTGAAAGACTGGAGCCCGGCGATCTCGACGGGGCAGAATCTCCCGATCTGGGTGAATCATCTCGCCTTCCGCGCGACAGACCTCGGCGACATCGAAGCGCGCAAGCAGCGCTGGCTCGCGCACGGTCACACGGTGAGCGAGATCGATCACGGTTGGTGTACGTCGATCTACGCGGTCGATCCCAATGGCATCTTGGTCGAGTTCTGCACCACCACGCAGGCAATGACGGCGCAGGATCGTGAGGAAGCGCAGCGCTTGCTGAAGGACCCGCACCCGCCACTCGACGCGCCGCCGCCGGTCAAGATGTTCCATCCGCCCGCACCCGGCGCGGCGGCAGCCGGCTAA
- a CDS encoding amidase, with product MHELLGQTLIELTTTLRARKASPVELMQAVLARIDATNKDLNAVVVMRDRDALLRDAKAAEERVARGEARPLEGIPLGVKDLEDAAGLVTSMGSLPYRDNLAKHDSTQVARLKAAGAIVVGKTNAPEFGYTAITKNLVYGVTRSPWNLERTPGGSSGGSAAAMAANVLPLVTSSDGGGSIRIPASFTGCFGLKTSFGRIPMGPFPEWRYQDTSVFGPTTKTVEDGALFMDQVVGASACDPNSLPHPGISYLDTVRQPLPKKLRIAYSPDLSYAVVQSDVAAAVEANVKVFEQLGHRVEQIKGGPPQLGREWGLLGTFEAASHLHHLLPEQEDKFGRTFLAGVKMGWQMTPEVWGKAAQLRMQLNNWCAKIFDHFDLLVTPTVPYDAPPAAGPFPNETEGRKQILAGVAAFTIPFNLSWHPAATVRVGVSRTKLPMGMQIVGPRHRDDLVLQAARAFERERPWHPQWPTTW from the coding sequence ATGCACGAACTGCTCGGGCAGACGCTGATCGAACTGACCACCACGCTGCGCGCGCGCAAAGCATCGCCGGTTGAGCTGATGCAGGCGGTGCTCGCCCGCATCGATGCGACCAACAAGGATCTCAACGCTGTCGTCGTCATGCGCGATCGTGACGCGCTGCTGCGCGACGCCAAGGCCGCCGAGGAGCGCGTCGCGCGCGGCGAAGCGCGGCCGCTCGAAGGCATCCCGCTCGGCGTCAAAGACCTCGAAGACGCCGCCGGTCTGGTCACGTCGATGGGCTCGCTGCCGTATCGCGACAACCTCGCGAAGCACGACTCGACTCAGGTCGCGCGACTGAAGGCCGCGGGAGCCATCGTCGTCGGCAAGACCAACGCGCCCGAGTTCGGCTACACCGCCATCACCAAGAACCTCGTCTACGGTGTCACGCGCTCGCCGTGGAATTTGGAACGCACACCTGGCGGCTCCAGCGGCGGCTCCGCCGCGGCGATGGCGGCCAACGTGCTTCCGTTGGTAACTTCGAGCGACGGTGGCGGCTCGATCCGCATCCCCGCCAGCTTCACCGGCTGCTTCGGGTTGAAGACTTCCTTCGGCCGCATTCCGATGGGGCCGTTCCCCGAGTGGCGCTATCAAGACACGTCGGTGTTTGGTCCGACGACTAAGACCGTCGAAGATGGCGCGCTGTTCATGGACCAAGTCGTCGGCGCGTCAGCGTGCGATCCGAACAGCTTGCCGCATCCCGGGATCTCCTACCTCGACACCGTGCGCCAGCCGTTGCCGAAGAAACTCCGCATCGCCTACTCGCCCGACCTGAGCTACGCGGTCGTGCAGTCCGACGTTGCCGCCGCCGTCGAGGCGAACGTGAAAGTGTTCGAGCAACTCGGTCACCGCGTCGAACAAATCAAAGGTGGCCCACCGCAGCTCGGACGCGAGTGGGGACTGCTGGGTACCTTCGAGGCCGCCTCTCACTTGCATCACCTCTTGCCGGAGCAGGAAGACAAGTTCGGGCGCACGTTTCTCGCCGGCGTGAAGATGGGCTGGCAGATGACACCGGAAGTCTGGGGCAAGGCAGCGCAGTTGCGCATGCAGCTCAACAACTGGTGCGCCAAGATCTTCGATCACTTCGATCTGCTGGTAACCCCCACTGTCCCGTACGATGCCCCGCCGGCGGCCGGGCCGTTCCCCAACGAGACTGAAGGGCGCAAACAGATCCTCGCCGGGGTCGCCGCATTCACCATTCCGTTCAACCTGTCGTGGCATCCCGCCGCCACCGTACGCGTCGGCGTGTCGCGTACTAAGCTGCCGATGGGCATGCAGATCGTCGGTCCGCGCCACCGCGATGATCTCGTGCTGCAAGCCGCGCGCGCCTTCGAGCGCGAGCGCCCCTGGCATCCGCAGTGGCCAACGACGTGGTAG
- a CDS encoding AMP-binding protein, whose product MSPPSHSEPQAKNLSALLHRLSAEHGERAAVVGEHGTLSFAALDRATDAWAAAFAAAGCGRGAHIGLLAGNSPDWLAVAFGVWRAGATLVPISTFVTARELETILDHADVDLLVVQPQLRSHDYLAMLRSLPPLPRLRAVLRIDEARATHASPLQGEIDSESVACILYTSGTTGQPKGVMLSHRALLATVLPTAERTGLTRDDALLSTLPLFWVAGLAIRALPTLATGCALIVMETYTVDGLIAALQQHRPSALHLRPPQVGQLLAHGDCAPSLLSQVRRGGGRVEWFAGHLAADARFITGYGMTEMAGYVTALSWQDAAAERQTQLGAALPGVELRIIGGQSSSDDAAGEIAVRGPGLFSGYYKQPAGTGLDPDGWFLTGDLGRIDGNGTLHFIGRSKDLLRVKGINVSPVEVENVLSAHPAVEAVYVVGLPIDGLEHDVVAMIVSKPGAAASETDLRALAREALSHYKWPERYLFIERSDVPLGGTSKPQRAALAALAAGRIAKRVVPLKAKRGAVPIVASPDVARRRSIRLANYDYTQTGVYFITICAHERRHWFGEILDGQTGLSAYGVVVEECWDAIPQHAHHVELDAFVVMPNHVHGIFAISGVGATHASPSWPDPAPHRRATHASPLHRKASGPISRSVGAIVGSFKAAVTKRINATRTTPRALVWQHNYYEHVIRTDDELNRIRDYIATNSQRWSLDPENPQRVGEDEFDRWLATLTSRESPA is encoded by the coding sequence ATGTCGCCGCCGAGTCATTCTGAGCCGCAGGCGAAGAATCTCAGCGCGCTGTTGCATCGCTTGTCCGCCGAGCACGGCGAACGTGCGGCAGTGGTAGGCGAGCACGGCACGCTCAGCTTCGCCGCCTTGGATCGCGCCACCGACGCCTGGGCCGCGGCGTTCGCGGCGGCGGGTTGCGGACGCGGCGCGCATATTGGATTGCTCGCCGGCAACAGCCCCGACTGGCTCGCGGTCGCGTTCGGCGTCTGGCGTGCCGGGGCGACGTTGGTGCCGATCTCGACGTTCGTTACCGCGCGCGAACTTGAGACGATTCTCGATCACGCCGATGTCGATCTGCTGGTCGTGCAGCCGCAACTGCGCTCGCACGACTATCTGGCGATGCTGCGGTCGTTGCCACCGCTGCCCCGCTTGCGCGCGGTGCTGCGCATCGATGAGGCGAGGGCGACGCATGCGTCGCCCCTACAAGGAGAGATCGACTCTGAGTCCGTCGCATGCATCCTCTACACTTCGGGGACAACCGGGCAGCCCAAGGGCGTCATGCTGAGTCATCGCGCGCTGCTCGCCACCGTGCTGCCAACCGCGGAGCGCACCGGGTTGACGCGCGACGATGCGCTGCTGTCGACCTTGCCGCTGTTCTGGGTCGCCGGCCTGGCGATTCGCGCACTGCCGACGTTGGCAACCGGCTGCGCGCTGATCGTGATGGAAACGTACACCGTTGATGGTCTGATCGCCGCGTTGCAGCAACACCGGCCGAGCGCGCTCCACCTGCGCCCGCCGCAGGTCGGCCAGTTGCTGGCGCACGGTGACTGCGCGCCGTCCCTGCTGAGTCAGGTGCGTCGCGGCGGCGGTCGGGTCGAGTGGTTCGCCGGGCATCTCGCTGCCGATGCGCGCTTCATCACCGGCTACGGCATGACCGAGATGGCCGGCTACGTTACCGCACTGAGTTGGCAAGACGCGGCTGCGGAGCGCCAGACGCAACTCGGCGCAGCTCTGCCGGGTGTTGAGCTTCGCATCATTGGCGGCCAGAGTTCTTCAGATGATGCGGCCGGCGAGATCGCGGTGCGTGGTCCGGGCCTGTTCAGCGGCTACTACAAACAACCCGCGGGTACCGGGCTCGATCCGGACGGTTGGTTCCTCACCGGTGATCTCGGGCGCATCGATGGCAACGGCACGCTGCACTTCATTGGTCGCAGCAAAGACTTGCTTCGCGTCAAGGGCATCAATGTGTCACCCGTCGAGGTCGAAAACGTGTTGAGCGCGCATCCTGCCGTCGAGGCGGTGTACGTGGTCGGCCTGCCGATAGACGGATTGGAGCACGACGTTGTCGCGATGATTGTGTCGAAGCCCGGCGCAGCGGCGAGCGAAACCGATCTGCGTGCGCTCGCTCGCGAGGCGCTGTCGCATTACAAGTGGCCCGAGCGCTACCTGTTCATCGAGCGCAGCGACGTGCCGCTGGGTGGCACCTCGAAGCCGCAACGCGCGGCGCTAGCCGCGTTGGCGGCTGGACGGATCGCCAAGCGCGTCGTGCCATTGAAAGCGAAACGGGGGGCGGTGCCGATCGTCGCATCGCCCGACGTTGCGCGGCGCCGTTCGATTCGGTTGGCGAACTACGACTACACGCAGACCGGCGTGTACTTCATCACGATCTGCGCTCACGAGCGAAGGCATTGGTTCGGAGAAATCCTTGACGGTCAAACTGGCCTCAGCGCGTACGGCGTCGTCGTCGAGGAGTGTTGGGACGCAATTCCACAGCACGCGCACCACGTGGAGTTGGACGCCTTTGTGGTGATGCCAAACCATGTGCACGGTATCTTCGCCATTTCCGGTGTAGGGGCGACGCATGCGTCGCCCTCCTGGCCTGATCCCGCACCCCACCGCCGGGCGACGCATGCGTCGCCCCTACACCGGAAGGCTAGCGGCCCGATCTCGCGTTCGGTGGGAGCGATCGTGGGCTCCTTCAAAGCTGCGGTCACAAAACGCATCAACGCGACTCGCACCACGCCCCGCGCGCTCGTCTGGCAACACAACTACTACGAACATGTCATCCGCACCGACGACGAGCTGAATCGCATCCGCGACTACATCGCAACCAATTCGCAGCGCTGGTCGCTCGATCCGGAGAATCCGCAGCGCGTTGGTGAAGACGAGTTCGACCGCTGGCTTGCTACTCTCACTAGCCGCGAGAGTCCGGCGTAA
- a CDS encoding GDP-mannose 4,6-dehydratase, with the protein MEVKTYLITGGAGFIGSHLADALLTAGHRVLVLDDLSTGSRRNLAHLDQHANFECVIDSVLNRARLAELIGRADAVFHLAAAVGVRLIVESPVRTIETNVKGTEIVLELASTAGTPVLITSSSEVYGKGARVPFREDDDLVLGNTKTGRWSYACSKALDEFLALAYVREKHLPAIVVRLFNTAGPRQTGQYGMVLPTFVRQALAGRPITVYGDGTQRRCFGYVGDVVGALLQLIDCREAIGGVFNIGSDEEVTIGELASRVKALTGSASEIVRIPYEQAWDEQFEDMQRRIPDLTRIRDLIGFRPVTRLTEIITRVIEHEQRLG; encoded by the coding sequence ATGGAAGTGAAGACGTATCTCATTACCGGCGGTGCCGGCTTCATCGGCAGCCATCTCGCCGATGCGTTGCTCACGGCCGGGCATCGCGTCTTGGTACTCGATGATCTCTCGACCGGTAGCCGCCGCAACCTGGCTCATCTGGACCAGCACGCCAATTTCGAGTGCGTGATCGATTCGGTGCTCAACCGCGCGCGCTTGGCAGAACTGATCGGGCGTGCCGATGCGGTGTTTCATCTCGCCGCCGCGGTTGGGGTGCGCTTGATCGTCGAGAGCCCCGTGCGCACGATCGAGACCAACGTGAAGGGAACCGAGATCGTGCTGGAGCTGGCGAGCACGGCGGGCACACCGGTACTCATCACCTCGTCGTCGGAAGTGTACGGCAAAGGGGCGCGTGTCCCGTTTCGTGAAGACGACGATCTCGTGCTCGGCAACACCAAGACCGGACGCTGGTCGTATGCGTGCAGCAAAGCCCTCGATGAATTTCTCGCGCTCGCCTACGTGCGCGAGAAGCATTTGCCGGCGATTGTTGTGCGGCTGTTCAACACGGCCGGGCCGCGGCAGACCGGACAGTACGGCATGGTGTTGCCGACGTTCGTTCGGCAGGCGTTGGCGGGTCGCCCGATCACGGTGTACGGCGATGGCACGCAGCGCCGCTGCTTCGGCTACGTCGGCGATGTCGTCGGTGCGCTACTACAACTCATCGACTGCCGCGAGGCGATCGGCGGCGTGTTCAACATCGGCAGCGACGAGGAGGTCACCATCGGCGAGTTGGCGAGCCGCGTGAAGGCACTGACCGGCAGCGCCTCGGAGATCGTGCGCATTCCTTACGAGCAGGCATGGGACGAGCAGTTCGAAGACATGCAGCGGCGGATTCCTGATCTTACGCGCATCCGCGATCTCATCGGGTTCCGACCGGTAACGCGATTGACCGAGATCATCACCCGCGTGATCGAGCACGAACAACGGCTGGGTTAG
- a CDS encoding amidohydrolase encodes MTHALPSSVVDADGHVLEHPDGMLRFAPAKFRDRIWHIEVRADGSEWLHFNGHTRAAGGLALAGTAGMSMEDRNRALTGKMKYSEVRPGAFAPAPRLPDLDRDGITQSVLYPTLLLSLPSLPDTEFAEVQANAYNEWLTEFCAYAPQRFFGVAVVPTQDMERAVRTIRRAKELGHVGVFIRPNPAIDGRKLNDPLYDPLWQTCQELQMPVGLHPFLAPDMPGACRALGYAEMRAKGVDYGKSGSADPVRNLGNIFFSQALANPFDMMECVALFCAGGILERFPQLTVLFLEANGGWIVSLLERLDHHFEIFRWDVPWLKMKPSEYFRRQCYISFDPDETTLRFTAEHPLVGAERIIWASDYPHPDAKFPGVVDELQQATAGLTSTQRAQIFGLNARALYHLPG; translated from the coding sequence ATGACTCACGCGCTTCCGTCTTCCGTTGTCGATGCCGATGGGCATGTTCTCGAGCATCCCGATGGCATGCTGCGCTTCGCGCCGGCCAAATTTCGTGATCGCATTTGGCATATCGAGGTGCGCGCGGATGGCAGCGAGTGGCTGCACTTCAACGGCCACACGCGCGCCGCCGGCGGCCTCGCGCTCGCCGGCACGGCCGGCATGAGTATGGAAGACCGCAACCGCGCGCTGACCGGCAAGATGAAGTACAGCGAAGTACGTCCGGGGGCGTTTGCACCGGCGCCGCGCCTCCCCGACCTCGATCGCGACGGCATTACGCAATCGGTGCTGTACCCCACCCTGCTGCTGAGTCTGCCGTCGTTGCCGGACACGGAGTTCGCGGAGGTCCAGGCCAACGCTTACAACGAATGGCTGACCGAATTCTGCGCCTACGCACCGCAGCGGTTCTTCGGCGTCGCCGTGGTGCCGACCCAGGACATGGAACGGGCCGTCCGCACCATTCGGCGCGCGAAGGAGTTGGGGCATGTGGGCGTGTTCATCCGCCCGAACCCTGCCATTGATGGCCGCAAGCTCAACGATCCGCTCTACGATCCGTTGTGGCAGACCTGCCAAGAGTTGCAGATGCCGGTCGGCCTGCACCCGTTCCTCGCGCCGGATATGCCGGGCGCCTGCCGCGCGCTTGGCTACGCGGAGATGCGCGCCAAGGGCGTCGACTACGGCAAGAGCGGCAGCGCCGATCCGGTGCGCAACCTCGGCAACATCTTCTTCAGTCAGGCGCTCGCCAATCCGTTCGACATGATGGAGTGCGTCGCGCTGTTCTGCGCCGGCGGCATCCTCGAACGTTTTCCGCAGCTCACCGTGTTGTTCCTCGAGGCCAACGGCGGCTGGATCGTCTCGCTGCTCGAACGACTCGACCATCACTTCGAAATTTTCCGCTGGGACGTGCCGTGGCTGAAGATGAAGCCGTCGGAGTACTTCCGTCGCCAGTGCTACATTTCGTTTGATCCGGATGAAACGACGCTGCGCTTCACCGCCGAGCATCCGCTCGTCGGCGCGGAGCGCATCATCTGGGCGAGCGACTATCCGCACCCCGACGCGAAGTTTCCCGGCGTGGTCGACGAACTGCAGCAAGCCACGGCGGGCCTGACATCGACGCAGCGCGCGCAGATCTTCGGTCTCAACGCGCGCGCCCTGTACCACCTGCCAGGGTAG
- a CDS encoding MFS transporter: protein MSNPKPNSAKPKSEHVPFGIKLAYGAPNFAGAAMLIPILIHMPKFYADVVLVPLGSLAIAIAIARALDALSDPLFGWLSDRSQTRFGRRRPYMAIMAPLCAVAFWLLFTPPETLTKNSAALWFGVTFILYSVFHTAYALPHYALGPELTLDYHERSRLFGVREGFTILGTIIASVAPGILIARGMSERHAFGLLGVVFAVLLVVLVGILVVTVRERPDFTAREPNPFVPGVRRALRNRPFRILLLTYVVGSITGAIPGTLMPFFNAYVIRPANPERWLAIFLAAYFFTGFLCLPLWVMLARKFGKRATWLASFVMGTTGGAAMFFLGEGDTIPLLILISWSGSSFGAGLFLGPAIQADVIDYDELHTGKRREAQYSAFWAMLPKFVAIPSAAIPIAVLGSIGYVPNAVQTPVVVFAIKAIFALTPAACSVLAFFIAWRFPIDEKMHRAILDGIAKHAQGETINDPLTGQKLPPPRGRVVDEDTGWFLDHFSPRELHRFLDRGQRGIVFDAWRAALGAIVICLVALALVATQMTNLDRDPGPVPTLAVVSAGFAFAVFVFHLMRVQPARRLAAGAVPADIVRAHLNGH from the coding sequence ATGTCGAATCCGAAGCCGAATAGCGCGAAGCCGAAGAGCGAACACGTTCCCTTCGGAATCAAGCTGGCGTATGGCGCGCCCAACTTCGCCGGCGCCGCGATGCTGATTCCGATCCTCATCCACATGCCGAAGTTCTACGCCGATGTGGTGCTGGTGCCGCTCGGTTCGCTTGCCATCGCGATTGCCATCGCCCGCGCGCTCGATGCGCTGAGTGACCCGCTCTTCGGTTGGCTCTCCGATCGCAGCCAGACCCGCTTCGGTCGCCGCCGCCCGTACATGGCAATCATGGCGCCGCTATGCGCGGTCGCGTTCTGGTTGCTCTTCACGCCGCCCGAGACCCTGACGAAAAACTCCGCGGCGTTGTGGTTTGGGGTCACGTTCATCCTCTACTCGGTGTTCCACACCGCGTACGCGCTGCCACACTACGCGTTGGGCCCCGAATTGACGCTCGACTACCACGAGCGCTCGCGGCTCTTCGGCGTGCGCGAGGGCTTTACCATCCTCGGCACGATCATCGCGTCGGTAGCGCCCGGCATCTTGATTGCCCGCGGCATGAGCGAGCGGCACGCGTTCGGCCTGCTCGGTGTCGTATTCGCCGTCTTGCTGGTGGTGCTGGTTGGCATTCTGGTCGTCACCGTGCGCGAGCGGCCCGACTTCACCGCCCGCGAACCGAATCCGTTCGTGCCAGGTGTTCGACGGGCACTGCGCAATCGCCCCTTTCGCATTCTCTTGCTCACCTACGTGGTCGGCAGCATCACCGGCGCGATCCCGGGGACGCTCATGCCGTTTTTCAACGCTTACGTGATTCGGCCGGCCAATCCGGAGCGGTGGTTGGCGATCTTTCTTGCGGCATACTTCTTCACCGGCTTTCTCTGCTTACCGCTGTGGGTGATGTTGGCGCGCAAGTTCGGCAAGCGCGCGACCTGGCTGGCCAGCTTCGTGATGGGGACCACCGGTGGCGCGGCGATGTTCTTCCTCGGCGAAGGCGACACCATCCCGCTGCTGATTCTGATCTCGTGGTCGGGCTCGAGCTTCGGCGCGGGTCTCTTTCTCGGCCCCGCGATTCAGGCCGACGTGATCGACTACGACGAACTGCACACCGGCAAGCGGCGCGAAGCGCAGTACTCGGCCTTCTGGGCGATGCTGCCAAAATTCGTCGCCATCCCGAGCGCGGCGATTCCAATCGCGGTGCTCGGGTCGATCGGCTACGTGCCGAACGCGGTGCAAACGCCAGTCGTGGTGTTCGCGATCAAAGCGATCTTCGCGCTGACGCCGGCCGCGTGCTCCGTGCTGGCGTTCTTCATCGCGTGGCGCTTCCCGATCGACGAGAAGATGCACCGGGCGATTCTCGACGGCATCGCCAAGCACGCGCAGGGCGAGACCATCAACGATCCGCTCACCGGACAGAAATTGCCGCCGCCGCGCGGACGGGTGGTCGACGAAGACACGGGCTGGTTCCTCGACCACTTCTCGCCGCGCGAGTTGCACCGCTTCCTCGATCGCGGCCAGCGCGGCATCGTGTTCGACGCGTGGCGCGCCGCGCTCGGCGCGATCGTCATCTGTCTAGTCGCGCTCGCGCTGGTGGCCACGCAAATGACCAACCTCGACCGCGACCCCGGACCGGTGCCGACACTCGCCGTCGTCTCCGCTGGCTTTGCCTTCGCCGTGTTCGTCTTTCATCTGATGCGCGTGCAACCAGCGCGGCGACTGGCCGCCGGCGCGGTCCCGGCCGACATCGTTCGCGCCCATCTCAACGGGCATTGA
- a CDS encoding glycosyltransferase family 4 protein yields MKRILVVRPDFNPPGGGRSVAAWTVQALRDDHHVDVLAAKPVNIAAINRHYGTTLRSTDIRSQAVAPLIGNLTRRFDLWQYIHLLRHAQRLRGNYDVMIGLQNEADFGGRGIQYIHYPRFHDPRINPNVPNAPNVPRVPRVSEPADGPSPRWYHRSPIFMRWYLRLAGIGSGFSMARMRENLTFANSDWTGRLVKAAHGIEPTTLYPPVADSFPRVPWEQRKMGFVCVGRIAPVKRLEMIVAILAAVRQRGHDVHLHIAGVPGNQNYFQLVQRLCAQHRPWVSLDLDLPRPALAQLIATHRYGIHGMARERFGIAVAEMVTAGCIVFVPNNGGQVEIIGDSAELRYDTPDEAVDKIDAVLREPARQDAFREILAARSARFSAAEFMRQMRAGVAQFT; encoded by the coding sequence ATGAAGCGGATCTTGGTGGTGCGACCCGACTTCAATCCGCCCGGCGGGGGACGAAGCGTGGCCGCGTGGACCGTGCAAGCGCTCCGCGACGATCACCACGTCGATGTGCTCGCCGCGAAGCCGGTGAATATCGCCGCCATCAATCGTCACTACGGGACCACATTGCGGTCGACCGACATCAGATCGCAGGCGGTCGCGCCACTGATCGGCAACCTGACGCGGCGTTTCGATCTGTGGCAGTACATTCACCTGCTGCGCCACGCGCAGCGCTTGCGCGGCAACTACGATGTGATGATCGGCCTGCAAAACGAGGCGGACTTCGGTGGTCGCGGCATTCAATACATCCACTACCCGCGCTTTCACGATCCGCGCATCAATCCAAACGTGCCAAACGCGCCAAACGTGCCACGGGTGCCACGCGTGAGCGAGCCGGCCGACGGGCCGTCACCTCGTTGGTACCATCGCTCGCCAATCTTCATGCGGTGGTACCTTCGCCTCGCGGGGATAGGATCGGGATTCTCGATGGCGCGCATGCGGGAGAATCTCACCTTCGCAAACTCCGATTGGACCGGACGACTGGTCAAGGCGGCGCATGGCATCGAGCCGACGACGCTGTATCCGCCGGTGGCGGACAGTTTTCCGCGGGTTCCATGGGAGCAGCGCAAGATGGGTTTTGTCTGCGTCGGCCGCATCGCTCCCGTGAAGCGGCTGGAGATGATCGTTGCCATTCTGGCCGCTGTGCGCCAGCGCGGCCACGACGTGCACTTGCACATTGCGGGCGTGCCCGGCAATCAGAACTATTTTCAACTCGTGCAACGCCTGTGCGCGCAGCACAGACCGTGGGTATCCCTCGATCTGGATCTGCCGCGTCCGGCGCTCGCGCAACTCATCGCCACCCATCGCTACGGCATTCACGGGATGGCGCGCGAGCGCTTCGGCATCGCCGTCGCTGAGATGGTGACGGCCGGATGCATCGTGTTTGTCCCCAATAACGGCGGGCAGGTCGAGATCATCGGCGACAGCGCGGAGCTGCGCTATGACACGCCCGACGAAGCCGTGGACAAGATCGACGCCGTGTTGCGCGAACCCGCGCGACAGGACGCGTTTCGCGAGATTCTCGCCGCGCGCAGTGCACGCTTTTCGGCGGCCGAGTTCATGCGGCAGATGCGCGCGGGCGTGGCGCAGTTCACCTGA